DNA from Nitrospira sp.:
CCCTCTGCGGAATGTCGATTTGTAGGTCATATGCATACAAGAATAGTGATAAGACCTTTGGTTTACAAGCGATTGACTAGTTGTGACATGCGGTTTGCGAACGGCGAGAGGCGAGATTCGAAGGGCAATTTCTAACCGAACAGATCCATTTGCTGGGCGGCGGCGGTGGGTGTGTCGATCTGCAGCGTGCGGGTGGCAGCGGGGGACGGGCCCTCAGTTGCCGCCTCCTGACTATGCCGGTCGAGGAACTCCTTCAGCTTCTGGAAGTCTTCACGCAAGGGCTGCAGCATGCTCCCTTGATGTAACGCCGCGGCGGGATGGAGGAGCGGAAAGAGCACGAACTCCTTCAGATAGAAGGCCTGCCCGCGCACCCTGGTAATCCCCACCTTGCGCTCCAAGAGGGTCTGTGTGGCCCAGTTGCCCAACGAGCAGACCAGCTTCGGCCGAATCATCGCGATTTGCTGCAGGAGAAACGGCTTGCAGGTTTCGACTTCCTGAGGTTCGGGGTCGCGATTGTTCGGCGGACGGCATTTGATGACGTTGGCGATATAGATATCCGCGCGTGACAGCCCCGCCGATTGCAACAAGTCGTTGAGCAATTGTCCCGCCGCCCCCACGAAGGGTTCCCCCTTCTGGTCCTCGTAAAATCCCGGCGCTTCTCCCACGAACATGACGGATGCCTGGGGATTGCCGACGCCGAAGACCACTTGGGTGCGTCCCAGCTTGGCGAGCGGGCACCGTTGGCAATTGTGAAGCGAATCGGCGAGTTCCTGCAGTGTAGTCGGGGGCTGAGCCATGGGGCTACCAGTAAAATGGTGCGCCGAATCTTAGTCGCAGGCCCGAGCCTTGTCAATGTTGTAGGGGGCCTAGGCGGGAATCGTGTCGGCGCAGCGCCGGCCGCTGAGAACAGCGGACTCCAGGTTGGCCGGCCAGCCGGTATCGGTCCATGCGCCGGCGACAAGAAAATTGGCGAAGGGACTGTTCGGCAGCGGACGGCACTGTTGCGCCCCCGGTTCCGGTGTGAGCACGGCCTGCGGAAGCCGAACGACCTGTGACTCGATGAGGCGTGGAAGCGACGCGGCAGGGAACGCCGCCGCCAGGTCTTCCAGCGCGAGGCGAACGAGCTCACCGTCCTCCTGCGCCGACAGATCCGGCTCAGCTACCGCGACGGCCCAGACGACGGTCGCTTCCTCGTGCCGTTCTCGATCCGGATGCCGGATCATCCAATGGAACGTGTTGCGTTCGAGGAGCACGATCTGCGTCCGTTCCGCCGGCTGATCCAGGTGCAGGCGCACCATCACGAACGGCGATTCGCGCAGGCGGCTGAGTTGTTGAAAGTAGGCGTAATGGGTCACGATCCGCTCCGGCAGCAGAGGCGTCAGCCCGTGGCGCGGCAGCGCGGCGATGTACCAGTCGGCGGTGAGTCCGGTGTGGTCGGCCAGGTCGACCCGCGCGACACGATCGCGTTCGAATCGCAGTTGAGTCGCGGTGCTGTTCAGACGAAACTGCACGCCCATCGTCTCGAGTCGAGTCCTGAGGGGCGCGACCAGAAACGAGTTTGCTCCATGGGGTGGTATGGTCAGTTTCGTCGCCTTGGCGCCCGTCAAGAAACACCGCCGCAGGGTCCGCATGAACAGGGCCGCCGAGACCTGGGGCAGCGCCGCGCCCAGCAACAGGCGGGCGAGGCTGTTCCAGACTCCGCGCCTCGCGCTCTCAGACTGGCCGATGCTCGCGAGCCATTCATCGGCGACGCGGAGATCGAGATCGTTCGGCAACGGAGGATCCTGTTCCCACGTCCGTTCGAGGAATGAGAGGAGATGCCAGCGGTCCCGCATCGACAGCCCTTGAAAGAGTGTCGTGCCGAGCAACGTATTGAGCGGCGACGGCAAGGGCAGGTGCAGGAATTGAATGCGGGCGCCGGTCGATTGCAGGAATTCCAGCGGGGTATGTCGATGCCGCCGGGCGGCGGCTGCCTTGCCGAGGTTGTCGAGTAAGGACCAGGTGGCTTGGTGAGCTTCCAGGAGCAGAGGCGGAGGCGCGTGGCAGAGTCGGCCTCCTACCTTGGCGGTCTGCTCGATCACCGTGACGGCATGGCCCTTGGCGCGCAGCTGCAAGGCCGCGGTCAGGCCGGCGATGCCTCCGCCGAGGATGAGCACCGTCCCGCTCATGGAGCCGCAGAGGGGAGGCGAGATTGCAGCCACACACCGGCCGCCACGGCCAGCCTGTGGCTGGGAGACAGCGTGACCCGGTCGCCCAACACGCGATAGCCGGATTGCTCGATGCGCTGCAGGATACGGCTGTACACCCCACGCATGATCTCCGCCACCGTCAGGGCCCGGCGCTCCGCGCCGGGCAGCGATGCGAGCGCCCGCGCGGCCTTGGCGTAAAATTCCTGCGCGCGGCCGACTTCAAACTTCATGAGGTCGGTGAATCCTGGCGTGTAACGCCGATGCAGGAGATCCTCTTCCCGGTACGTGAACCGTGCGAGGTCTTCTTGCGGCAGGTACACGCGACCGCATTCGGCGTCGTTGCCGAGATCGCGAAGAATGTTGGTCAGTTGGAAGGCCATGCCGAGATTGACGGCGTAGTCCTGGGCGCGGGGGGACGTGGTGCCGAAGACGTGCAGGCAAATCAAGCCGACGACGGAAGCCACTCGATAACAATACAGGGACAACTCTTCGAAGGTGGCATAGCGCGTCCTGCTCAGATCCATTTCGACGCCCTTGATGAGTTCTTCGAAATATGCCTGAGGAATCGCCAGGTCACGGACATGTTTGGAGAGGCTGATGGTCACGGGGAAGGTCGGCTTGCCCTCGTAGGCGGCGGTCAGTTCCCGTCGCCAGCGCGTCAGCTCATCCTGCGGACGGCTTCCTGCGGGCGGCTCGTCGACGGCGTTGTCCACTTCTTTGCAGAAGGCATAGACCGTGTACATGGCCTCACGGCGCGCCTTCGGCAGAAACAGGAACGAGTAATAAAAGTTGCTTCCGCTCTTTTTCGTGAGGGTCGTGCAGTAGGTTTGAGCGTCGGTGAAGGTCATCATCGCGGCATCAATGGAGCAGGGGCGTCTGTCCTTCAAGTCGTTCGACGGCGGACGGAAGCCGGTGGCCGAAATAGGCCGGGTGGAATATGGCGGCCAACTGTTCCACCCCGTCGATCAAACGGGGCCCGGGACGGCTGAAGTAGGACAGGGCATCGACAAGATAGACTGCGCCGCGCCGGACGGCAGGAAGGTCTTTCCACTGCGGCTGTTCTGTGACAGTTGCGAGTTCGGCCCTCGTGCGCTCGACGGTAAATCCGCAAGGCATGAGCACGATGACCTCCGGTGCGGAGGCGAACAATGTGATCCAATCCACTTTTCGAGAAGCCGTGCCGGCGGTGGCCAAGACATCGAGGCCTCCCGCAGCGTCCACCATATCGGGAACCCAATGGCCCGCGGTATAGAGGGGAGAGAGCCATTCAAGGCAGGCGACCCTGGGACGAACCGCCTCGGAAGCAATCTTGGTGCGAACAGCCTCAAGCCTGCCGCGCAGTGCCGCTGCGAACCGTACCCCGGTGCCTTCCTGCTCCAGCGTCCTGCCGAGCGTCACGATGTCCTGCAGGATGTCGTCGAGCCGCTGCGGGTTGAGAGTGACCATGCGGGGTTCCGGCGAGAGGGTGCGGATGACCCGATCCAATTGCGAGGGGGTGACCGCGCAGACATCGCACAGGTCCTGCGCAATGATTATGTCCGGTTGCGCCGCCAGAAGCCGCGGTTCGTCCAGCTCGTACAGAGCCGTGCCGTCCGAGAGCAAGGCACCCACCTGTTCGTCGATCTGGGCGCTGGAGAGTTGCCAGCCCTCGATGCGCGGACGCACCATGACGGGGACCTGGGCGAGGCCGGGCGGAGAGTCACATTCGTGGCTGATGCCGACCAGGTCTTGTTGGAGTCCCAGCGCCGCGACGATTTCTGTGGCTCCCGGTACCAGTGAACAAATTCTCATGCGGACCCTTGCCCCCTTCCCCACAGACGGACCTGCAGCTCCGACAGCCTGGTATCCGCCAGCGAATGGGTAATGGCGTCGGCTTCTTCGAGATCCTGCACCCCATGCGTGTTGGCGACGGCCAAGACCTTCATGCCTGCGGCGCGCGCCGACCTGATGCCTGGCAGGGAATCTTCAACGACCAGGCAATCTCCCGGCGTCAACGCCCGCTGATTCGATTGCCGATTCAGACCGGCCAGGGCGTGGAGAAAGGGGTCCGGCGCCGGTTTGCCCCTGGCGACGTCCTCGGCGCTCGTAATGTGGTGAAACGCCTTGCGCAGGCCAGCCTCATCCAGGATCAACTCGATTTCGTTCCGCAGGGCGCCGGAGGCGATGGCGAGCTTGTATCGTTCGGCTGCTTCACGGACGAATTCGCGCACGCCGGGAAAGATCACCAGGTGTTGTTTGACGGCGGTCAGGTAGGCACTGGCCTTCTGTTCCATCAATTCGGCGAGCAGCGCAGGAGATAGGGGGCGCCGGTGTGCCTGCAGGGCCGCCGTGAAACATCCGCGATCGTCGAATCCCAGGTAGTCGGCATAGTACTCCGTTTCCGTGAGGGGGATGTTGATGTCGGCCAGGACCTGTCGAAGGGCGGCACAGTGCAAAGGCTCGCTGTCGGCGATGACTCCGTCGAAATCAAAAATGACGGCGCGTAATTCGCTCATGGTCTCCTGTGCTCGTCTCTGAAGGTCCGTCGATGGCTGTCGATGTGTCGCCCGTGCGGGCGCGGCATTATAACAAGATACCAAGGGAGTGCGGATGAAAAAAAGACGACGGCCCGTTCCCATGGGGGAACGGGCCGTCGCAAGGAGAAACAGCCGACTTCAGTTCAGCGCTTGAGTCTCAAGTATCGTTCCGGGACCCACCCTTTTCGGCCGTCTTCGGTTCGCACGGCATAGACCCAGCCGGTTTTCTGGTAGTCACCGTCCAGCACGATGAGCGTGGCAGAAGCCGGCAGGGTCGTGGCGGTGTTCGTGCCGGCTGAATCGACGAACAGCGGCACGGGGGACTGTGGTCGGCTCGGATCCGCGACGACCGTCACCCGTTGGCCTTCTGAAAAAAGCGGGCCGGCGACGTTCACGACCGGAGGTGTAGTCTTCGCCGCCGGTGCGACGGGCGGTGTTGCCTGCGCAGTCACGGGGGTCGGAGTACCGGCATCGATCGTCTCGGATGGAACGGCCGCCGGAGATTGCGTTCTGGGTGAGGGATGCTGCGCAGCCGGCTGAGCGGCTTCCTGGCCGTCCTCGAGGTAGGGTGCTACGAGCTGCATGGCCCCGTCCGGGTCCATGGCCACATAGCCGATCCCTCCCAGCAGCAGGAGCAGGACGATCCAGAGGAGCGGCCGTTTCCCGGATTGCTTGGGTTCTTTCATCGGAGGGGAGGGCGGCATGGTTTCGTCCAGGTCTTCCTCGGTGAATTCCAGATCCGGCTCGGGCTGCCGTGCGAACAGGAGATGCCGGTTCGTCCACTCGTTGCCTATC
Protein-coding regions in this window:
- a CDS encoding Uracil-DNA glycosylase, family 4; its protein translation is MAQPPTTLQELADSLHNCQRCPLAKLGRTQVVFGVGNPQASVMFVGEAPGFYEDQKGEPFVGAAGQLLNDLLQSAGLSRADIYIANVIKCRPPNNRDPEPQEVETCKPFLLQQIAMIRPKLVCSLGNWATQTLLERKVGITRVRGQAFYLKEFVLFPLLHPAAALHQGSMLQPLREDFQKLKEFLDRHSQEAATEGPSPAATRTLQIDTPTAAAQQMDLFG
- a CDS encoding Phytoene synthase, which produces MMTFTDAQTYCTTLTKKSGSNFYYSFLFLPKARREAMYTVYAFCKEVDNAVDEPPAGSRPQDELTRWRRELTAAYEGKPTFPVTISLSKHVRDLAIPQAYFEELIKGVEMDLSRTRYATFEELSLYCYRVASVVGLICLHVFGTTSPRAQDYAVNLGMAFQLTNILRDLGNDAECGRVYLPQEDLARFTYREEDLLHRRYTPGFTDLMKFEVGRAQEFYAKAARALASLPGAERRALTVAEIMRGVYSRILQRIEQSGYRVLGDRVTLSPSHRLAVAAGVWLQSRLPSAAP
- a CDS encoding ABC transporter, substrate-binding protein (cluster 8, B12/iron complex); the encoded protein is MRICSLVPGATEIVAALGLQQDLVGISHECDSPPGLAQVPVMVRPRIEGWQLSSAQIDEQVGALLSDGTALYELDEPRLLAAQPDIIIAQDLCDVCAVTPSQLDRVIRTLSPEPRMVTLNPQRLDDILQDIVTLGRTLEQEGTGVRFAAALRGRLEAVRTKIASEAVRPRVACLEWLSPLYTAGHWVPDMVDAAGGLDVLATAGTASRKVDWITLFASAPEVIVLMPCGFTVERTRAELATVTEQPQWKDLPAVRRGAVYLVDALSYFSRPGPRLIDGVEQLAAIFHPAYFGHRLPSAVERLEGQTPLLH
- a CDS encoding HAD-superfamily hydrolase, subfamily IA, variant 3; translated protein: MSELRAVIFDFDGVIADSEPLHCAALRQVLADINIPLTETEYYADYLGFDDRGCFTAALQAHRRPLSPALLAELMEQKASAYLTAVKQHLVIFPGVREFVREAAERYKLAIASGALRNEIELILDEAGLRKAFHHITSAEDVARGKPAPDPFLHALAGLNRQSNQRALTPGDCLVVEDSLPGIRSARAAGMKVLAVANTHGVQDLEEADAITHSLADTRLSELQVRLWGRGQGSA